Proteins encoded by one window of Lycium barbarum isolate Lr01 chromosome 11, ASM1917538v2, whole genome shotgun sequence:
- the LOC132620181 gene encoding uncharacterized protein LOC132620181, with translation MSKNSRVNASACCIVEQEVKEEKTLNVSIAEISAELQREKQKNSELMERISALESQIQEKQKDFKFSNANASSQSIGERHFRKPKRQKVAQCVDNNEDRTQNMDFEVKDHTEILLMEDIHTERCLVNWMSMDDTKFLNFERSKDSDSAEDNDPDDSEDEDDQESDDNGTYTDIMHIKNVKNLKIEKEIEDSGEAKSSPTDMDVYKNARGLRNCNNEEFNMLKTYEELSEARSIDHGIRRQGSALSHKKSLKMAFCPKEVSELLGSKELSLENAQSHTMRKILVFAPLGIRHGSEDIYELDFNHFSILHKGEPYIDAKNPGEHVLYDNPGVRRKIFFPNKQNRALCPVKILEEEKAMRPADASCPSCLFLCIKYGGRTRNLPQNEYVRQRMGRNKLKSFGPVICRMAMLVHIRSGSFFFKALGITLLFMAGFPNDLVQRETKYKNLNLLQKYYRTDEDAEREELFLSHYETDAIVRYATHGQFSPEFVDISPNSEQGKKALTKMKIKREAIYKTKTSEKVTTIHPEPSCSAPSPAPFGLMGYASSPSPVTQAPVDMTRPVMANTASNILYHNQCSYPVFPMYPPNSVMPLVYWPQPNAFAPFPHPSSYRYIAPGSCISGQPYSYYSHHPLIPETLGTDEKQNGGSDEAKRESNSSSSSTDSRKK, from the exons ATGTCGAAAAACAGCAGGGTCAATGCTTCTGCATGTTGCATTGTTGAGCAAGAAGTGAAAGAAGAGAAAACTCTGAATGTCAGTATCGCTGAGATTTCTGCTGAATTGCAAAGGGAGAAACAGAAAAATTCAGAGCTCATGGAGAGAATATCAGCTCTTGAGTCTCAAatacaagaaaaacaaaaagacTTCAAGTTCTCAAATGCAAAT GCTAGTTCTCAAAGTATAGGGGAAAGGCATTTCAGAAAGCCCAAGAGACAAAAAGTAGCACAATGTGTCGACAATAACGAGGACAGAACACAAAACATGGACTTCGAGGTGAAGGATCACACAGAAATCCTCCTAATGGAAGACATTCATACAGAACGTTGCCTAGTGAATTGGATGAGCATGGATGATACTAAGTTTCTGAATTTCGAAAGATCCAAAGACAGTGATTCAGCTGAAGACAATGATCCTGATGACAGCGAAGACGAAGATGACCAAGAATCTGATGACAATGGCACTTATACTGACATTATGCATATAAAAAACGTCAAGAACTTGAAAATTGAAAAGGAGATAGAAGATAGCGGTGAAGCAAAGAGTTCACCAACTGATATGGACGTTTACAAGAACGCAAGGGGACTCAGGAACTGTAATAATGAAGAATTTAATATGCTCAAAACCTACGAGGAACTTTCAGAAGCGCGTTCGATTGATCATGGAATAAGAAGACAGGGAAGTGCATTGTCACATAAAAAGTCCCTAAAGATGGCTTTTTGTCCAAAGGAAGTAAGCGAACTGCTAGGATCAAAAGAGCTTTCCCTGGAAAATGCTCAATCTCATACTATGAGAAAAATCTTAGTTTTTGCGCCTCTCGGTATAAGACATGGGAGTGAGGACATATATGAATTAGACTTCAACCATTTCAGCATTTTGCACAAGGGAGAACCATATATTGATGCAAAAAATCCAGGG GAACATGTATTATACGACAATCCTGGAGTTCGGAGGAAGATATTCTTTCCCAACAAACAGAACCGAGCCTTATGTCCTGTTAAAATACTCGAAGAGGAGAAGGCCATGCGTCCGGCTGATGCTAGCTGCCCGTCATGCTTATTCCTATGCATCAAGTATGGAGGAAGGACAAGAAATCTTCCTCAAAATGA ATACGTCAGGCAGCGGATGGGAAGAAACAAACTAAAATCTTTTGGTCCGGTTATATGTCGGATGGCAATGCTGGTCCATATTCGCAGCGGAAGCTTCTTCTTTAAGGCATTGGGAATTACACTTCTCTTCATGGCTGGCTTTCCAAATGATCTGGTTCAAAGGGAAACCAAATATAAGAACTTGAACCTCCTACAGAAGTATTACAG GACAGATGAGGATGCAGAAAGGGAGGAGTTATTTCTATCACATTATGAGACTGATGCTATAGTAAGATATGCAACTCATGGTCAATTTTCTCCAGAATTTGTG GATATTAGTCCCAATTCTGAGCAAGGGAAAAAAGCATTGACGAAAATGAAAATCAAGAGAGAAGCAATCTATAAGACCAAAACTTCAGAGAAAGTTACAACTATACATCCTGAACCTTCATGTTCTGCCCCATCTCCTGCACCGTTCGGATTAATGGGCTACGCCTCGTCTCCAAGTCCAGTGACGCAAGCACCAGTAGATATGACAAGGCCTGTAATGGCTAATACCGCATCCAATATTCTCTACCATAACCAATGTTCATATCCTGTTTTCCCAATGTATCCACCAAATTCTGTCATGCCTTTAGTATATTGGCCTCAACCTAATGCGTTTGCGCCATTTCCTCACCCTTCTTCCTATAGATATATTGCACCTGGAAGCTGCATTTCAGGACAACCATATTCTTACTACAGTCATCATCCTTTGATTCCAGAAACTTTAGGGACTGATGAGAAACAAAATGGAGGATCAGATGAGGCTAAAAGGGAGTCCAATAGCAGTTCAAGCAGTACAGATTCAAGAAAGAAGTAA
- the LOC132617293 gene encoding putative disease resistance protein RGA4 has protein sequence MAEAFIEVLLQNLSSFIQKELGLLYGVDEELRKLSSLLSTIKAVLQDADQEQLKEKAIRNWLQKLNSATYEVDDVLDECAAKAIRLQENARRIGCISMPSGFSFENILFRRQIGQKVKDAIRKLDGIAEERIKFHLSKVATAKKQSTTDEVRETGFVLTPAEVYGRDDDKRKIVEILMKHVDDFRELLVLPIVGMGGLGKTTLVQLIFNDVWVHEHFDLKIWVCVSYNFDEKRVIRAILEAIVGKDINVSELASLQSHLITLLRGKRYLLILDDVWNEDQEKWDKLKALLTIGSRGTSVITTTRLEKVASIMGTVQPHRLSCLSAHDCWLLFKQRAFGLDRKQSPKLVDIGKEIVRRCCGLPLAAKTLGSLLRYKSDEKEWLFVRDSDFWNLPQEESSILPALRLSYFHLPQDLRNCFAYCAIYEKDSKIDKEELIYFWMANGFISSEGNLEPEDRGNEVWNELYWRSLFQEVQQNSDGRMLFKIHDLVHDLAQSVMDDGIHPTKLEGWEKISVSRIRHATIHAEDKSFLAFPKSTMPYNPSTITMYGSLRVLIFCSVQLKELPSAIGNLIHLRYLDLFSTCIESLPHSICSLQNLQMLSVEDCCLLRVLPKDLKYLRNLRHLRLRGCPLSHMPPNIGQLTHLKTLNKFVVGKKSCSKLSELRDLNLQGELVIEHLERVENHMEAKEALSSKKNLQSLALYWNHSNGCESSKDVDLQVLEALVPHSNLQHLKVSGFRSTSLASWMRASVLETIITIDLHDCKYCSHLSPLAQLPCLKFLSLRGSHAEYIDSDRESGISRLRKFPSLESLEMCNLPNLKGVSIEEGEEHFPSLHEIWIEDCPLLTFPRLLSLRKLRNRKCSNMTLASIPNLCSLTCLEIAYNKELTSFPEEVLTNLTNLEILSIGGFTKLEVLPNSLASLIALKSLHIGYCNQLESLPEQGLQGLTSVRKLSINCSDRLRYLSRGFRHLASLEELEIFGCPKLISFPHEIKHLNSLHRVHLDGLPMFQSRDDSLPMFQSRDDTIPQALWQLPEDLRNVQNLQSLSVCRFPSLILLPEWLGELTSLKELNILQCDNLASLPECMERMNLQSLNILGCAILEKRCEPGQGEDWYKIAHIPKVKVSQHCALVGFKLSLDKFIGLGQFHL, from the exons ATGGCAGAAGCATTCATCGAAGTTTTATTACAAAATCTAAGCTCTTTTATCCAAAAGGAGCTTGGATTGCTCTATGGCGTCGATGAAGAATTAAGAAAGCTTTCAAGCTTGCTATCGACAATCAAGGCTGTCCTCCAGGATGCTGATCAGGAACAACTGAAAGAAAAGGCAATAAGAAACTGGTTGCAGAAGCTAAACAGTGCTACTTATGAAGTTGATGATGTCTTGGATGAATGTGCAGCGAAAGCCATCAGATTGCAGGAAAATGCCCGAAGGATTGGATGTATTTCCATGCCATCTGGTTTTTCTTTTGAGAATATTTTGTTTCGTCGTCAGATAGGGCAAAAGGTTAAAGATGCCATCAGGAAACTAGATGGAATTGCTGAGGAACGTATTAAATTCCATTTGTCTAAAGTTGCGACCGCGAAGAAACAATCCACAACAGACGAAGTACGTGAAACTGGCTTTGTTTTAACTCCGGCAGAAGTCTATGGAAGGGACGATGACAAAAGGAAGATTGTTGAAATCTTAATGAAGCATGTGGATGATTTTCGAGAGCTTTTGGTTCTCCCTATAGTTGGAATGGGGGGTCTTGGAAAGACGACTCTTGTTCAATTAATTTTCAATGATGTGTGGGTACACGAACATTTCGATTTGAAAATTTGGGTTTGTGTGTCATATAATTTTGATGAGAAGAGGGTGATAAGAGCAATCCTCGAAGCCATAGTTGGGAAAGATATAAATGTTTCTGAGTTAGCTTCTTTACAAAGTCACCTCATAACCTTGTTGAGAGGGAAAAGATATTTACTCATTTTGGATGATGTTTGGAATGAAGATCAAGAGAAGTGGGATAAATTAAAAGCCTTACTAACAATTGGATCTAGAGGTACTTCAGTTATTACCACTACTCGCCTAGAAAAGGTTGCTTCAATTATGGGAACAGTACAGCCACATCGTTTATCCTGCTTGTCCGCGCACGACTGTTGGTTGTTGTTCAAGCAACGTGCATTTGGCCTAGATAGAAAACAGAGCCCCAAACTTGTTGATATTGGAAAAGAGATTGTAAGAAGATGTTGTGGGCTGCCTTTGGCTGCTAAAACTCTAGGAAGTCTTTTGCGCTATAAGAGTGATGAAAAAGAATGGTTGTTTGTCAGAGATAGTGATTTTTGGAATTTGCCACAAGAAGAAAGTTCAATCTTGCCTGCTCTAAGGTTGAGCTATTTTCACCTTCCTCAAGATTTGAGAAACTGTTTTGCTTATTGTGCTATATATGAGAAGGACTCCAAAATTGACAAAGAAGAGCTAATTTATTTCTGGATGGCAAACGGATTTATCTCATCCGAGGGAAATTTGGAACCTGAGGATAGGGGTAATGAAGTATGGAATGAATTATACTGGAGATCTTTGTTCCAAGAAGTTCAACAAAATTCAGATGGGAGGATGTTGTTTAAGATACACGACCTTGTTCATGACCTGGCCCAATCTGTAATGGATGATGGAATTCATCCAACAAAACTTGAAGGATGGGAAAAGATATCGGTGAGCAGAATTCGCCATGCAACAATACATGCAGAAGATAAGTCATTTCTTGCTTTTCCTAAAAGTACTATGCCTTACAACCCTTCAACAATCACAATGTATGGTTCTTTAAGGGTGTTGATTTTTTGCTCTGTTCAGTTAAAGGAATTGCCATCTGCAATCGGAAATCTAATACATTTAAGGTATTTGGACCTTTTCAGTACATGTATTGAGAGTCTTCCTCACAGTATATGTTCTCTTCAGAACTTGCAGATGCTAAGTGTAGAAGATTGTTGCTTACTTCGTGTTTTACCAAAAGATCTGAAATATCTGAGAAATCTTCGACATCTTCGGCTAAGAGGCTGTCCATTGAGTCACATGCCTCCTAATATAGGACAATTGACACACCTCAAGACTTTAAACAAGTTTGTTGTGGGGAAGAAAAGTTGTTCCAAGCTTAGTGAATTGCGAGACTTGAATCTTCAGGGAGAACTAGTTATTGAACACCTTGAGAGGGTTGAAAATCATATGGAGGCGAAAGAAGCTCTAAGTTCAAAGAAAAACCTCCAAAGTTTAGCTCTGTACTGGAACCATTCCAATGGGTGTGAGTCATCAAAGGATGTTGATCTGCAGGTGCTCGAAGCGCTAGTGCCTCATTCCAACCTTCAGCATTTGAAG GTATCCGGTTTCAGAAGTACATCCTTGGCAAGTTGGATGAGGGCTTCAGTTTTGGAAACCATCATTACCATTGATCTTCATGATTGTAAATACTGCTCGCATCTCTCTCCACTAGCTCAGCTTCCTTGTTTGAAATTTCTTTCACTGAGGGGAAGTCATGCGGAGTACATTGACAGTGACCGTGAAAGCGGAATATCCCGATTAAGAAAGTTCCCATCCTTGGAATCACTCGAGATGTGCAACCTCCCGAATTTAAAAGGAGTTTCAATCGAAGAAGGTGAAGAACATTTTCCAAGTCTTCATGAAATATGGATCGAAGATTGCCCTTTGCTGACATTTCCGCGTCTTCTATCACTCAGAAAATTGAGAAATAGGAAATGCTCAAACATGACTCTAGCCTCTATCCCTAATCTTTGCAGTCTTACTTGCTTAGAAATTGCTTACAACAAGGAACTAACTTCTTTCCCTGAAGAGGTGCTAACAAACCTCACCAACCTTGAAATATTGTCGATAGGGGGTTTCACAAAGCTGGAAGTACTGCCGAACAGCCTGGCAAGCCTCATTGCATTGAAGTCCTTGCATATTGGTTACTGCAACCAACTAGAGTCTCTACCAGAGCAGGGATTGCAAGGCCTCACCTCAGTCCGTAAATTGTCAATCAACTGCTCTGATAGATTGAGATATCTGTCTAGAGGATTCCGGCACCTAGCTTCCTTGGAGGAACTGGAAATTTTTGGGTGTCCAAAGTTGATTTCTTTTCCACACGAGATTAAACACCTGAATTCCCTTCATCGTGTTCACCTTGATGGCCTGCCAATGTTCCAATCGCGAGATGACAGCCTGCCAATGTTCCAATCTCGAGATGACACTATTCCTCAGGCTTTGTGGCAATTGCCTGAGGATTTACGAAATgtccagaatctgcaatcacTTTCTGTATGTAGATTCCCAAGTTTGATTTTATTGCCCGAGTGGTTAGGAGAACTTACGTCTCTCAAGGAACTGAACATATTACAGTGTGATAATCTTGCCTCACTGCCAGAGTGTATGGAGAGAATGAACCTTCAGTCCTTGAACATTTTGGGTTGTGCAATATTGGAGAAGCGTTGCGAGCCAGGACAAGGAGAAGACTGGTATAAGATTGCGCACATTCCAAAAGTGAAAGTCAGTCAGCATTGTGCTCTTGTTGGTTTCAAGTTGTCATTAGACAAGTTCATTGGTCTAGGGCAATTTCACTTATAG